The following is a genomic window from Ignavibacteriota bacterium.
CACGTCCCGCTCCACCGGGATCTTCCCGGCATCGCGGATGATGCGAATGAGCTGGTCCTTCTTCATGGCCATCGGACTGATGGCCCCGGCATCGTGGGCGATCTTCTCGCCGCCCACGGTCCCGTCCATGTCATCCGCGCCGAAGTTCAGCGCGACACTCGCCACTTCTTCGGTGAGCATCACCCAGTACGCCTTGATGTGCGGGAAGTTGTCCAGCATCAGGCGCGAGATCGCGATCGTCTTCAGATCATCGATCGCCGATGTGTATCGGTTCGACGGCTTGATGCCCGTGTTCCCGGGCTGGAAGGCCAGTGGAATGAAGGTCAGGAATCCGCCGGTCTCGTCCTGCGTCTCCCGCAGCCGCATCATGTGCTCCAGCCGTTCCTCGAGCGTTTCGATGTGCCCGTAGAGCATCGTGCTGTTCGTCGGAATGCCGAGCCGGTGCGCGGCCTTGTGGACGTCCAACCACCCCTTCGCGCCGATCTTCTGATGGAAGAGCTGCTTGCGGACGCGCTCGGAGAACACCTCAGCACCGCCGCCGGGCATGGTGCGCACGCCGGCCTCTTTCAACTCGCGGAGGACCTGCTCGATGGACATCTTGAACTTCTTGTGGAAGAAGTCGATCTCCACGGCCGTGAATGCCTTGACATCGGCATCGGGGAGATGGCGATGAATGGTCTGGACGATGTCCAGGTACCGTTCCCAGGGCCAGTCGGCGGGCATGCCACCCGTGATATGCACTTCCTTGATCTCGGGCGTGAGCCGCGCGAGGATATCCTGCGACGTCATCTCGTACGCGCCGGGTGCGCCCTTCTTCACCGCGAAGTCGCAGAACTTGCACGACAGCACACAGACGTTCGTGTGCTCGATCTTCTGGTTCAGCACGAAGTACACGGCGTCACCGCTCCACCGGCGTTGCACGGTATGCGCCATGCGCCCGACGCCGATGATGTCCTGCGTCCGGTACAACACCAGGCCGTCGTCCAGCGTCAGCCGCTCACCACGCTCGACCTTCGTCCAGATCGGAGCAAGGGTCTTGTCACGAAATTGCATACTCTCCACTGCTTTCAATTAAGAATTCTGAGTTCTTCATTCTTAGTTCTTAATTATCCGCCCCCACTTGCCATCCACGGCCTTCACCACCGCTTCCGGCATCGTCAGCGCCGCGGGGTATCCCGTCTTCCAGGTCGCGTCGATCCCCATTACACCCTTATAAACAGGGCTGATGCCGATGAGTTCCTGATGGGTGAACAGAATATCCCGTTCGCAGTCAAACCGCGTAAAAACGCCCCAGATGTAGTTCTCTTTGTCGTCCAGATCCACGTCCTCACTCACAGCAGCGATGACGGCAACGCCTGTCAGCGCGGGGTGGCGGACGAGCTGTTCGATGACCGGCTTCCCCTCTCCCCGGACCTTCACCAGGAGCATGGTCTCATGCACGAACCGGAGGTCCACGATGCGGCGGTCCACTTCGCGGAGGGCCCTGACGGTTTCAACGGAAGGAAGCCTCGTCGCGCGGGGTTCTGCAGGCTGCGGACGCTGCTTCCGCGTCGCATCAAGCACCATCTTGCTTCCGAGATTCATGGTGAAGCTTGTGAAGTCGAGCGTGTCCAGCGGGACCTTCGGGATCAGCAGGAAGTCGCGGTGCGGATCGAACTGGTCGCGCACTTCGCGCATCACTTCATCGAAGTTGCGCACGTTCACACCTTCGCTGACAAGCACGATGCATTTGGTCAATGAGAGCTGCGACATCCCCATCAACCCGAGCGCGGTCTTCATCGCTTCTTTGGCGTAGCGCTGGTCCACGGACACCACGAGCAGGTTATGGAACCCGGCCTCGTAGTACGCCCAGAGATCGCGGATCTCCGAATGGATCAAGCGCGCCAGCGGCCCGAGCACGAGCTGTGTGGCATCGCCGAGGAACTTGTCTTCCATCGGCGGGATCCCCACGACCGTGGCCGGGTAGATCGGGTTGCGCTTCCGCGTCACCGCGCTCAGATGAAAGACCGGGAACTCCGCGGCGTGCGAATAATGCCCGAAGTGATCGCCGAACGGACCTTCCATCCTGCGCTCGCCGGGACGGACGATCCCTTCAAGAATGAACTCTGCATGCGCGGGGACATCGATCCCGATGCTGGAGCCGCGCGTGAACTCGGTGCGTTTCCCGCGGAGGAAACCGGCGAACATGGCCTCGTCGATATTCTCCGGCAATGCGGCGATGGTCGCCATCAGCAGTGCGGGATCGGTCCCGATCGCGACCGCCAGTTCGAGGGGCTTGCCCAGTTTCTCTGCCTGGGTGTAGTGGAAGCCGCCGCCCTTCTGGATCTGCCAGTGCATCCCGGTCGTCGCGTCATCGAAGACCTGCATGCGATACATACCCATGTTGCGTTTGCCGGTACGAGGATCGTACGTGACGATCTGCGGCAGCGTGATGAACCTGCCGCCATCCTCAGGCCAGCAGGTGAGAACAGGCAATTGCCCGAGGGCTGGTTTCTCGACGACCTGCTGTGCCTGGCCGGTGGCGACACGTTTCACGGGGGCCGACAGGAATCGCCGGGCAAGGGACCGGTGCTTCATCACAGCGGAAGGTTTCGGCGGCAGTGCGTCGCCAAGGAAGGCGATCAGTTCCTGTCCGAGCTGCTCGGGATGCTTCTGGAGCGCAAGCTCACACCGCAGGTCGCTCGCCATCGCATTCACCAGCACGGGATAGGGCGACCCTTTGACGTGTTCGAAGAGCATCGCCGGGCGGCGCTCTTTGATCGCGCGCCGTGCGATCTCGGTGATCTCCAGATACGGGTCGACCTCTTCCTGCACGCGCAGGAGTTCACCCACGCTCTCCAGATAGAGAGCGAAGTCGCCGGCGGTCTTGAACTCGGATGCCTTCACGTGAACTCCTCCTCGCGCCAGCCGGGCGAGGTCCGCACGCCGATCTGTCCGAGGAGCTTGTCGGTGAATCCGCCAACGTACGCATCCACGGTGTCCGGCACGAAATACAACGGCGGCGAGATCGGCATGATCGTCGCACCATAACCGGACAACCGTGCGCACTGTTCCAGTGTGAGGGTCGACAGCGGTGTCTCCCGCACGCAGATGATCAGGGGGATGCGTTCCTTCAGGCACACCTGCGCCGTGCGGGTGATGAGCGTATCGCCCAGCCCCGAAGCGATCTTCCCGATGGTGGAGGTGGATGCCGGAAGGATCACATACGCATCGAAGCGGTTGGAGCCCGATGCCGTAGGCGCCGTGAGGTCTTCATCGGAGAACGTGCGCTTCACGAATGGCGCAAGGTCCTTCTCGCTCATCTTCAGTTCGTCCTTCAGCAGGACCTTTCCCCACTTGCTGACGATGAGGTACTTGTTGTCCGGGCACTTCTTGAGGAAATCCAGGGCGTAGACCGCACCGGAGGAGCCGGTGATACCGACGACGACCTTCATACGAGCACTCCCACGAGGACCATGGCCAGGACCGCGAAGCCGGCGACGGCATTGATCTTGAAGAAGGCGAGTTCCACATCCTCCGCCTTCTTCTGTTCAGTGTACAACAGGACGCCCGTAACGAGCAGGAGCGGGAAAGCCCATTTGGACAGCTCCGCCTGCACGAAGAGCGCACTCAGCACGACAAACGCCGCAGCATGGAGGTAGCCGGAATAGCGCAGTGCGCGTTCTTTGCCGAAGCGCGAGGGGAACGAAAAAAGCGATGCCTTCTTGTCGAACTCCTCATCCAGCGTCGCGTAAATGACATCGAATCCTGCGACCCAGAGCATGGTGAAGAGCGACAGCAGCGCCGGCGAGAGGATAGTGTCGAACGACGGCGAGACCGCAAACCATCCACCCAACGGTCCCATGGCGAGGCCGAGCCCCACGCCGAAGTGTGCCAACGGTGTGAAGCGCTTCATGGTCGGGTACACGATGAAGACCATGAGCGGGATCGGCGACATCACGAAACAGAAGAATGACAGGGCGTAGGCAGACCCGAAGTAGAGCGCCAGGCCTGCGACGAGAACGCCCAGGGCCTCCACAAGCGACATGCGGCCGCTGGGCAGATCGCGCGAGGCGGTACGCGGGTTGCGCGCATCGATCTGCCGGTCGATGATCCTGTTCAGCGCGAACGCGACCGTGCGGGCGCCGGTAGCAGCCACGAGAACGAGGAGGACCGGATTCCAGCCGGGGAACGCACCGCGCGAGGCAAGGAACACCCCTGCATAGACAAGGGGAAGGGAGAACAGCGTATGTTCAATTTTGACGAACGAGAAGTACTTTTTCACTGCGGAACCCGGAAAGGATCGGAACGACGGAGCGGAATGCGGCTACTCCCATTCAATAGTGGACGGCGGCTTGGAGCTGATATCATACACGACACGATTGATCCCCCGGACCTCATTGGTGATGCGCGAGCTGATGGATGCAAGGACATCATGCGGGATGCGCGACCAGTCGGCCGTCATCCCGTCCACGCTGCTCACCGCACGCACCGCAACAGCATTCTCATATGTCCGTCCGTCACCCATCACCCCGACCGACTTCACGGGGAGAAGGACGACGAACCCCTGCCAGATCTCACGATACAGTCCGGCCTTCTTCACCTCTTCCACGAAGATCGCGTCGGCGCGGCGCAACAGGTCCAGCCGCTCCTTCGTGATGGAACCCAGGATGCGGACGGCAAGTCCCGGCCCGGGGAACGGATGACGCCAGATCAGATCGGCAGGGATGCCAAGTTCCAGTCCGACGGCACGGACCTCATCCTTGAACAGCTCGCGGAACGGCTCGATGAGCTTCAGCTTCATCCGCTTCGGCAGCCCGCCCACATTGTGGTGCGTCTTGATCGTCACCGATGGGCCGCGGAAGGACGTGGACTCGATCACGTCGGGGTACAGCGTCCCCTGCGCGAGGAAGTCGGCCCCTTTGATCCGTTTCGATTTCTTCTCGAAGACCTCGATGAACGCCTTCCCGATGATCTTGCGTTTCCGCTCGGGGTCGGTCACGCCTTTCAGCTTCGTCAGGAACAGCTTCGTCGCATCGACATAGTCCAGCTTCATCGCAAAGGTATCGCGGAACGTCCGGACAACGTCCTCCGATTCATCCATCCGCATCAACCCGTTGTT
Proteins encoded in this region:
- the guaA gene encoding glutamine-hydrolyzing GMP synthase; its protein translation is MTHPERILILDYGSQYSQLIARRVRELGVYSELHAFNLTIDRIRELNPKGIILSGSPYSAYEKGAPISSPEIFNLGIPVLGICFGLQLIGHQLGGEVDRAARREYGQAALTIDDRSDLFADIEGDAGLTVWMSHGDHLTRMPPGFEAIGHTANAPICAIRNPAKRIYGVQFHPEVVHTPRGKDVLRNFLYRICGCTGGWSASSFIQRSIEDIRQKVGTGKVICALSGGVDSSVAAVLLHKAIGDQLHCIHINNGLMRMDESEDVVRTFRDTFAMKLDYVDATKLFLTKLKGVTDPERKRKIIGKAFIEVFEKKSKRIKGADFLAQGTLYPDVIESTSFRGPSVTIKTHHNVGGLPKRMKLKLIEPFRELFKDEVRAVGLELGIPADLIWRHPFPGPGLAVRILGSITKERLDLLRRADAIFVEEVKKAGLYREIWQGFVVLLPVKSVGVMGDGRTYENAVAVRAVSSVDGMTADWSRIPHDVLASISSRITNEVRGINRVVYDISSKPPSTIEWE
- the mqnE gene encoding aminofutalosine synthase MqnE, which encodes MQFRDKTLAPIWTKVERGERLTLDDGLVLYRTQDIIGVGRMAHTVQRRWSGDAVYFVLNQKIEHTNVCVLSCKFCDFAVKKGAPGAYEMTSQDILARLTPEIKEVHITGGMPADWPWERYLDIVQTIHRHLPDADVKAFTAVEIDFFHKKFKMSIEQVLRELKEAGVRTMPGGGAEVFSERVRKQLFHQKIGAKGWLDVHKAAHRLGIPTNSTMLYGHIETLEERLEHMMRLRETQDETGGFLTFIPLAFQPGNTGIKPSNRYTSAIDDLKTIAISRLMLDNFPHIKAYWVMLTEEVASVALNFGADDMDGTVGGEKIAHDAGAISPMAMKKDQLIRIIRDAGKIPVERDVYYNPIRIHADHVIGKIPYLNSIAYHAYLDVPEYKILPVRPRRMGMLSEQGMIDAGLFSVMNYVHQADRLDLLGYGLASRDQVKSVMLFSKEGWRDLDGKRIGIIDDTATSVQLLRVLLQKRYGVSARFERLHGGVNDLTGFDAVLLIGDEALQANKNGLPGFDLVYDLAREWYEWQKLPFVFAVWAVKKSMSQEDRARLTEALVASREKSAENYAVAGGVLGRRIGLSDAETAEYLDGFNYSLGEREREAIAKFAALVEEEEQSRVKS
- a CDS encoding UbiX family flavin prenyltransferase, whose product is MKVVVGITGSSGAVYALDFLKKCPDNKYLIVSKWGKVLLKDELKMSEKDLAPFVKRTFSDEDLTAPTASGSNRFDAYVILPASTSTIGKIASGLGDTLITRTAQVCLKERIPLIICVRETPLSTLTLEQCARLSGYGATIMPISPPLYFVPDTVDAYVGGFTDKLLGQIGVRTSPGWREEEFT
- a CDS encoding UbiA family prenyltransferase; this translates as MKKYFSFVKIEHTLFSLPLVYAGVFLASRGAFPGWNPVLLVLVAATGARTVAFALNRIIDRQIDARNPRTASRDLPSGRMSLVEALGVLVAGLALYFGSAYALSFFCFVMSPIPLMVFIVYPTMKRFTPLAHFGVGLGLAMGPLGGWFAVSPSFDTILSPALLSLFTMLWVAGFDVIYATLDEEFDKKASLFSFPSRFGKERALRYSGYLHAAAFVVLSALFVQAELSKWAFPLLLVTGVLLYTEQKKAEDVELAFFKINAVAGFAVLAMVLVGVLV
- a CDS encoding menaquinone biosynthesis decarboxylase translates to MKASEFKTAGDFALYLESVGELLRVQEEVDPYLEITEIARRAIKERRPAMLFEHVKGSPYPVLVNAMASDLRCELALQKHPEQLGQELIAFLGDALPPKPSAVMKHRSLARRFLSAPVKRVATGQAQQVVEKPALGQLPVLTCWPEDGGRFITLPQIVTYDPRTGKRNMGMYRMQVFDDATTGMHWQIQKGGGFHYTQAEKLGKPLELAVAIGTDPALLMATIAALPENIDEAMFAGFLRGKRTEFTRGSSIGIDVPAHAEFILEGIVRPGERRMEGPFGDHFGHYSHAAEFPVFHLSAVTRKRNPIYPATVVGIPPMEDKFLGDATQLVLGPLARLIHSEIRDLWAYYEAGFHNLLVVSVDQRYAKEAMKTALGLMGMSQLSLTKCIVLVSEGVNVRNFDEVMREVRDQFDPHRDFLLIPKVPLDTLDFTSFTMNLGSKMVLDATRKQRPQPAEPRATRLPSVETVRALREVDRRIVDLRFVHETMLLVKVRGEGKPVIEQLVRHPALTGVAVIAAVSEDVDLDDKENYIWGVFTRFDCERDILFTHQELIGISPVYKGVMGIDATWKTGYPAALTMPEAVVKAVDGKWGRIIKN